The following are encoded in a window of Esox lucius isolate fEsoLuc1 chromosome 14, fEsoLuc1.pri, whole genome shotgun sequence genomic DNA:
- the LOC114840858 gene encoding uncharacterized protein PF11_0207-like isoform X1, which translates to MDFFVEELEQLENDLDVGRTNRTTNPKKEDKLKVMKKSSNVQHATDNDKQRKVIKGSPNEQNTNRHVKIVTKQVQEETDMDFFLAELEQLENDLDVGIKNRTTNPKKEDKLKVMKKSSNVQHATDNDKQRKVIKGSPNEQNTNRHVKIVTKQVQEETDMDFFLAELEQLENDLDVGIKNRTTNPKKEDKLKVMKKSSNVQHATDNDKQRKVIKGSPNEQNAKGHVKIVRKHVQEETDMDFFLAELEQLENDLDVGVMHRTSSPKHQIQIQNEDKLKFVDESHKEQHATEDDKQSKVVKGNAKQQHDMKLEKQAKDETEGNLSSAWGSNSKKVDTLKDAKESSKDKHAREDDKKRKENELIQDEKTAKEHVKNIGKQVEETTMDLVIEDLELLESGNDGGLKLKRSNTKMEDKLKVTKESPNEEQAKRFETQVKKETKVNLSIEKLALMEKGTDGGMKNMRSNPKKENKQRKALKERQIEQNAKGSNNGKTKDTQVIEETDATYKKEIQTEMPKSILDKIRNKIDQHRIQKKEKQKQKNLKFLQEALTTHEVLDVALNIHAKKKPRKWVKCQDFSIFQCK; encoded by the exons atggatttctttgttgaagAACTAGAGCAACTGGAAAATGACTTGGATGTGGGAAGAACAAACAGGACAACAAATCCCAAAAAGGAAGACAAACTGAAAGTCATGAAAAAAAGTTCAAACGTACAACATGCTacagataatgacaaacaaagaaaagtaataaaaggaagtccaaatgaacaaaataccaATAGACATGTTAAAATTGTAACGAAACAAGTTCAAGAAGAGACTGACATGGATTTTTTTCTTGCAGAGTTAGAGCAACTGGAAAATGACTTGGATGTGGGAATAAAGAACAGGACAACAAATCCCAAAAAGGAAGACAAACTGAAAGTCATGAAAAAAAGTTCAAACGTACAACATGCTacagataatgacaaacaaagaaaagtaataaaaggaagtccaaatgaacaaaataccaATAGACATGTTAAAATTGTAACGAAACAAGTTCAAGAAGAGACTGACATGGATTTTTTTCTTGCAGAGTTAGAGCAACTGGAAAATGACTTGGATGTGGGAATAAAGAACAGGACAACAAATCCCAAAAAGGAAGACAAACTGAAAGTCATGAAAAAAAGTTCAAACGTACAACATGCTacagataatgacaaacaaagaaaagtaataaaaggaagtccaaatgaacaaaatgccaAAGGACATGTTAAAATTGTAAggaaacatgttcaagaagaGACTGACATGGATTTTTTTCTTGCAGAGTTAGAGCAACTGGAAAATGACTTGGATGTGGGAGTAATGCACAGAACATCAAGTCCAAAACATCAAATCCAAATCCAAAACGAAGACAAACTAAAATTTGTGGATGAAAGTCATAAGGAACAACATGCTACAGAGGATGATAAACAGAGCAAAGTtgtcaaaggaaatgcaaagCAACAACATGATATGAAGTTAGAGAAACAAGCAAAAGACGAAACCGAAGGGAATTTGTCAAGTGCCTGGGGATCAAATTCCAAAAAGGTAGACACACTTAAAGATGCAAAAGAAAGTTCCAAGGACAAACATGCTAGAGAggatgacaaaaaaagaaaagaaaatgaactCATTCAAGATGAAAAAACTGCCAAAGAACATGTGAAAAATATAGGCAAACAAGTTGAAGAGACTACCATGGATTTGGTAATTGAAGACCTTGAACTGCTGGAAAGTGGGAATGATGGGGGATTGAAGCTCAAGAGATCAAATACTAAAATGGAAGACAAACTTAAAGTGACAAAAGAAAGTCCAAATGAAGAACAGGCTAAAAGATTCGAGAcacaagtaaaaaaagaaaccaaagTGAATTTGTCTATTGAAAAGCTAGCACTAATGGAAAAAGGCACCGATGGAGGAATGAAGAACATGAGATCAAATcccaaaaaggaaaacaaacaaagaaaagcaCTGAAAGAAAGACAAATAGAACAAAATGCCAAAGGAAGTAACAACGGAAAGACAAAGGACACACAAGTCATAGAAGAGACCGACGCAACCTACAAGAAAGAAATCCAAACAGAGATGCCGAAGTCAATTCTTGACAAGATACGCAATAAAATCGACCAACACAGAATccaaaagaaggaaaaacagaaacaaaaaaatcttaaattCCTTCAAGAAGCATTGACCACTCATGAAGTATTAGATGTGGCATTAAACATACATGCCAAAAAGAAGCCTAGAAAATGGGTCAAATGCCAGG aTTTTTCAATATTTCAGTGTAAATGA
- the LOC114840858 gene encoding uncharacterized protein PF11_0207-like isoform X2 encodes MKKSSNVQHATDNDKQRKVIKGSPNEQNTNRHVKIVTKQVQEETDMDFFLAELEQLENDLDVGIKNRTTNPKKEDKLKVMKKSSNVQHATDNDKQRKVIKGSPNEQNAKGHVKIVRKHVQEETDMDFFLAELEQLENDLDVGVMHRTSSPKHQIQIQNEDKLKFVDESHKEQHATEDDKQSKVVKGNAKQQHDMKLEKQAKDETEGNLSSAWGSNSKKVDTLKDAKESSKDKHAREDDKKRKENELIQDEKTAKEHVKNIGKQVEETTMDLVIEDLELLESGNDGGLKLKRSNTKMEDKLKVTKESPNEEQAKRFETQVKKETKVNLSIEKLALMEKGTDGGMKNMRSNPKKENKQRKALKERQIEQNAKGSNNGKTKDTQVIEETDATYKKEIQTEMPKSILDKIRNKIDQHRIQKKEKQKQKNLKFLQEALTTHEVLDVALNIHAKKKPRKWVKCQDFSIFQCK; translated from the exons ATGAAAAAAAGTTCAAACGTACAACATGCTacagataatgacaaacaaagaaaagtaataaaaggaagtccaaatgaacaaaataccaATAGACATGTTAAAATTGTAACGAAACAAGTTCAAGAAGAGACTGACATGGATTTTTTTCTTGCAGAGTTAGAGCAACTGGAAAATGACTTGGATGTGGGAATAAAGAACAGGACAACAAATCCCAAAAAGGAAGACAAACTGAAAGTCATGAAAAAAAGTTCAAACGTACAACATGCTacagataatgacaaacaaagaaaagtaataaaaggaagtccaaatgaacaaaatgccaAAGGACATGTTAAAATTGTAAggaaacatgttcaagaagaGACTGACATGGATTTTTTTCTTGCAGAGTTAGAGCAACTGGAAAATGACTTGGATGTGGGAGTAATGCACAGAACATCAAGTCCAAAACATCAAATCCAAATCCAAAACGAAGACAAACTAAAATTTGTGGATGAAAGTCATAAGGAACAACATGCTACAGAGGATGATAAACAGAGCAAAGTtgtcaaaggaaatgcaaagCAACAACATGATATGAAGTTAGAGAAACAAGCAAAAGACGAAACCGAAGGGAATTTGTCAAGTGCCTGGGGATCAAATTCCAAAAAGGTAGACACACTTAAAGATGCAAAAGAAAGTTCCAAGGACAAACATGCTAGAGAggatgacaaaaaaagaaaagaaaatgaactCATTCAAGATGAAAAAACTGCCAAAGAACATGTGAAAAATATAGGCAAACAAGTTGAAGAGACTACCATGGATTTGGTAATTGAAGACCTTGAACTGCTGGAAAGTGGGAATGATGGGGGATTGAAGCTCAAGAGATCAAATACTAAAATGGAAGACAAACTTAAAGTGACAAAAGAAAGTCCAAATGAAGAACAGGCTAAAAGATTCGAGAcacaagtaaaaaaagaaaccaaagTGAATTTGTCTATTGAAAAGCTAGCACTAATGGAAAAAGGCACCGATGGAGGAATGAAGAACATGAGATCAAATcccaaaaaggaaaacaaacaaagaaaagcaCTGAAAGAAAGACAAATAGAACAAAATGCCAAAGGAAGTAACAACGGAAAGACAAAGGACACACAAGTCATAGAAGAGACCGACGCAACCTACAAGAAAGAAATCCAAACAGAGATGCCGAAGTCAATTCTTGACAAGATACGCAATAAAATCGACCAACACAGAATccaaaagaaggaaaaacagaaacaaaaaaatcttaaattCCTTCAAGAAGCATTGACCACTCATGAAGTATTAGATGTGGCATTAAACATACATGCCAAAAAGAAGCCTAGAAAATGGGTCAAATGCCAGG aTTTTTCAATATTTCAGTGTAAATGA
- the LOC114840858 gene encoding myb-like protein X isoform X3 encodes MKKSSNVQHATDNDKQRKVIKGSPNEQNAKGHVKIVRKHVQEETDMDFFLAELEQLENDLDVGVMHRTSSPKHQIQIQNEDKLKFVDESHKEQHATEDDKQSKVVKGNAKQQHDMKLEKQAKDETEGNLSSAWGSNSKKVDTLKDAKESSKDKHAREDDKKRKENELIQDEKTAKEHVKNIGKQVEETTMDLVIEDLELLESGNDGGLKLKRSNTKMEDKLKVTKESPNEEQAKRFETQVKKETKVNLSIEKLALMEKGTDGGMKNMRSNPKKENKQRKALKERQIEQNAKGSNNGKTKDTQVIEETDATYKKEIQTEMPKSILDKIRNKIDQHRIQKKEKQKQKNLKFLQEALTTHEVLDVALNIHAKKKPRKWVKCQDFSIFQCK; translated from the exons ATGAAAAAAAGTTCAAACGTACAACATGCTacagataatgacaaacaaagaaaagtaataaaaggaagtccaaatgaacaaaatgccaAAGGACATGTTAAAATTGTAAggaaacatgttcaagaagaGACTGACATGGATTTTTTTCTTGCAGAGTTAGAGCAACTGGAAAATGACTTGGATGTGGGAGTAATGCACAGAACATCAAGTCCAAAACATCAAATCCAAATCCAAAACGAAGACAAACTAAAATTTGTGGATGAAAGTCATAAGGAACAACATGCTACAGAGGATGATAAACAGAGCAAAGTtgtcaaaggaaatgcaaagCAACAACATGATATGAAGTTAGAGAAACAAGCAAAAGACGAAACCGAAGGGAATTTGTCAAGTGCCTGGGGATCAAATTCCAAAAAGGTAGACACACTTAAAGATGCAAAAGAAAGTTCCAAGGACAAACATGCTAGAGAggatgacaaaaaaagaaaagaaaatgaactCATTCAAGATGAAAAAACTGCCAAAGAACATGTGAAAAATATAGGCAAACAAGTTGAAGAGACTACCATGGATTTGGTAATTGAAGACCTTGAACTGCTGGAAAGTGGGAATGATGGGGGATTGAAGCTCAAGAGATCAAATACTAAAATGGAAGACAAACTTAAAGTGACAAAAGAAAGTCCAAATGAAGAACAGGCTAAAAGATTCGAGAcacaagtaaaaaaagaaaccaaagTGAATTTGTCTATTGAAAAGCTAGCACTAATGGAAAAAGGCACCGATGGAGGAATGAAGAACATGAGATCAAATcccaaaaaggaaaacaaacaaagaaaagcaCTGAAAGAAAGACAAATAGAACAAAATGCCAAAGGAAGTAACAACGGAAAGACAAAGGACACACAAGTCATAGAAGAGACCGACGCAACCTACAAGAAAGAAATCCAAACAGAGATGCCGAAGTCAATTCTTGACAAGATACGCAATAAAATCGACCAACACAGAATccaaaagaaggaaaaacagaaacaaaaaaatcttaaattCCTTCAAGAAGCATTGACCACTCATGAAGTATTAGATGTGGCATTAAACATACATGCCAAAAAGAAGCCTAGAAAATGGGTCAAATGCCAGG aTTTTTCAATATTTCAGTGTAAATGA
- the LOC117595563 gene encoding stress response protein NST1-like — translation MNTFIMRSHLDREKVEIMFLKERVWIEERMHKLQALVMTELDRRVCRFEKQWLKNETRRTKTEQSNKQTQTEGDIFKDYGREKERRIPVSQERIFERKSDFPLIKRNLETKSKNMDIGPRLTKQELREWEREMEEYIKMIQMKRKMGIDLKGVLETDKENLKEKSDRIQMEMPRNVLSDIEDQKGETKVMDEGIGWSAMEKDEVRFLRKEKVQTEVEREKRRNEQNIREDILEEGQREMEAERRRIENEQRKRERCLGESQELMEADMRKMDTDHRKREESLKERQSEMEADRMQMESEQKSRQDRLEKRQRDMEAERTKMESDLRKREEMLQESGPGN, via the exons ATG AATACATTCATAATGAGAAGTCATTTGGACAGGGAGAAGGTggagatcatgtttttaaaggaGAGAGTTTGGATTGAGGAGCGAATGCATAAACTTCAGGCCCTTGTGATGACAGAACTTGATCGAAGGGTCTGTAGATTTGAAAAGCAATGGCTCAAGAACGAGACAAGACGGACTAAAACCGAACAGAGTAACAAACAAACTCAAACAGAGGGAGATATATTCAAGGATTATgggcgagagaaagagaggagaattCCTGTGAGTCAGGAAAGAATCTTTGAAAGAAAGAGTGATTTTCCTCTGATAAAGAGGAATCTAGAGACAAAGAGTAAGAACATGGATATTGGACCAAGATTGACAAAGCAGGAATTGcgtgagtgggagagagagatggaagaatacattaaaatgattcaaatgaaaagaaagatgGGAATAGACCTGAAAGGTGTTCTGGAAACGGACAAGGAAAATCTGAAGGAGAAAAGTGATAGGATTCAAATGGAGATGccaagaaatgtgttaagtgACATTGAAGATCAGAAAGGGGAGACAAAAGTCATGGATGAAGGGATAGGATGGAGTGCAATGGAAAAGGATGAGGTACGATTTTTGAGAAAAGAGAAGGTTCAgactgaagtggagagagagaagaggagaaatgaACAGAACATCAGAGAAGACATCCttgaagagggacagagagagatggaggcagagaggaggagaattgagaatgaacagagaaagagagaaaggtgcCTTGGAGAAAGTCAAGAATTAATGGAAGCAGACATGAGGAAAATGGATACGGACcatagaaagagagaagagagccttaaagagaggcagagtgagATGGAGGCAGACCGGATGCAAATGGAGAGTgaacagaaaagcagacaagACAGGCTtgaaaagaggcagagagacatggaggcagagagaacgAAAATGGAGAGTgatctgagaaagagagaagagatgcTTCAAGAAAG TGGGCCGGGCAACTGA
- the LOC117595543 gene encoding heat shock protein 30-like: MLCSPGFQSSINPLMDFYCPVHSLCPEVRPLLWQQGLLERNIKEIKSSLALMEKLQQCISEEMDHVPASVDFQPFSYKLEKEGEGFAMTLDTKDFSPEEICVRQVGRKLRVSGKTEKKQGDGKGSYSYRCQEFRQEIGLPEGLNPETVTCSMTPDGKLHIEAPNTLLSSERVVPINCSLDVRTPQSLSSQTEGTTMDSQKQHQNTGSHVE; the protein is encoded by the coding sequence ATGCTGTGCTCCCCAGGATTCCAATCTTCCATCAACCCATTGATGGACTTCTACTGTCCCGTTCACAGTCTCTGTCCGGAGGTACGACCTCTTCTCTGGCAGCAGGGTCTACTTGAGAGAAACATTAAGGAGATCAAGAGCAGTCTGGCACTGATGGAGAAACTTCAGCAGTGTATCTCTGAGGAGATGGACCATGTTCCTGCCTCTGTGGACTTCCAACCATTTTCTTACAAgctggagaaagagggagagggcttTGCCATGACACTGGACACTAAGGACTTCTCCCCAGAGGAGATCTGTGTCAGACAGGTGGGCAGGAAGCTAAGAGTCAGTGGGAAGACGGAGAAGAAGCAGGGTGATGGGAAAGGCTCCTACTCTTACAGATGCCAAGAGTTCAGACAAGAGATTGGTCTTCCTGAAGGGTTGAACCCTGAGACAGTCACCTGCTCCATGACTCCTGACGGGAAGCTCCACATCGAGGCACCTAATACTTTATTATCTTCTGAGAGAGTGGTTCCCATCAACTGTAGTCTGGATGTGAGGACGCCGCAATCCCTCAGCTCACAGACAGAGGGCACCACTATGGACTCCCAGAAGCAACATCAGAACACGGGTTCACATGTAGAGTGA